In Acidobacteriota bacterium, one genomic interval encodes:
- a CDS encoding ATP-binding protein, with product MSFDFADIRGQAQAKRALEVAAAGGHHVLMIGQPNAGRFFLARRIPGILPPLSGAEAAETAEIFAAAGLLKSGGDPDSLRRPFRAPHHTVSRAGMAGGGPVPRPGEASLAHNGVLFLDELPEFQRGVLEALRGIMKVGESRVYRGGQVRAFPARFLLVAASNPCPCGYFGEARCRCSAEAILRYSERVRAVEGFDLVVRVPPLHYADLRQREGEPSAAIRERVLAARAFAVERRGEAQPPGATVARVARTIADLAGSREVLPEHRSEAQALVNPF from the coding sequence ATGAGTTTCGATTTCGCGGACATCCGGGGGCAGGCACAGGCCAAGCGGGCGCTGGAGGTCGCCGCCGCGGGCGGCCACCACGTCCTCATGATCGGCCAGCCCAACGCCGGGAGGTTCTTTCTGGCCCGGCGCATCCCGGGCATCCTGCCGCCCCTGTCGGGGGCGGAAGCCGCCGAGACGGCCGAAATCTTCGCGGCTGCCGGGCTGCTGAAGAGCGGGGGCGACCCGGACTCGCTTCGCCGCCCGTTCCGGGCCCCGCACCACACCGTTTCCCGCGCCGGGATGGCCGGGGGCGGCCCCGTCCCGCGCCCGGGGGAGGCGAGCCTCGCCCACAACGGCGTCCTGTTCCTGGACGAACTCCCCGAGTTCCAGCGAGGGGTCCTGGAGGCGCTCCGGGGGATCATGAAGGTCGGGGAGTCCCGGGTGTACCGGGGCGGGCAGGTGCGCGCCTTCCCCGCCCGGTTCCTTCTGGTGGCGGCCTCGAACCCCTGCCCCTGCGGCTATTTCGGGGAGGCCCGGTGCCGTTGCTCGGCGGAGGCCATCCTGCGTTACTCCGAGCGGGTCCGGGCCGTCGAGGGCTTCGATCTCGTCGTTCGCGTCCCGCCCCTTCATTACGCGGACCTCCGGCAGCGGGAAGGGGAGCCCTCCGCCGCGATCCGGGAACGGGTCCTCGCCGCCCGGGCTTTCGCTGTGGAACGGCGGGGCGAGGCGCAGCCGCCCGGGGCGACGGTTGCCCGGGTCGCGCG